In one window of Acidobacteriota bacterium DNA:
- the uvrC gene encoding excinuclease ABC subunit UvrC, producing MHLEEKVSSLPTSPGCYLHKDKSGRIIYVGKAKNLRNRVRSYFQESRAYDAKTRELVSRIVDFEFIVTDTEIEALILESNLIKEYKPRYNVMLKDDKQYPHLKLTLNERFPRVIKTRRVLNDKALYHGPYLPASLAQQTLKLINQLFQLRTCEIEIDGRRERPCLEYHIKRCLGPCVKDLCSKTQYNEAVKDVKLFFEGKKQDLIVSLRERMEKAAEDLRFEQAARYRDQIKLIERLGEEQKMMLKTAADIDIFGYFREGARAALQLFTMRDGKIIGRREFFWEDLPLEGFDPRDFIGDALKQYYSLGNYVPSEAHVPVDFEDRPLLEEFLTQRRGTRVKILDPQRGPKRDLIDLVERNARISFDQRFRVLKPDMQKVLEDFADTLELPCFPGRIECFDISHIQGAETVASMVVCDNGVMNKAEYRKFMIKTVEGIDDFKSMKEVVGRRYKRLLREEKPLPDVVLIDGGKGQLSAAAAAMRQLGLEAVPMVAIAKREELLFVKGRERDPVRIDHHSPLIHLVQMVRDEAHRFAVTYHRKRREMRDFDSELLAIPGVGPKLKTRLLRNLGSLENVRRASEVELTPFVGPIKAKQIVEYFATRRAEEAEVAVSPTDDVFDEEFWLE from the coding sequence ATGCACCTTGAAGAAAAAGTCTCCAGTTTACCAACCAGTCCGGGATGTTATCTGCACAAGGATAAATCCGGAAGGATTATCTATGTTGGAAAAGCGAAAAACCTGCGCAATCGGGTTCGCAGTTATTTCCAGGAATCGCGGGCATATGATGCCAAAACCCGTGAACTGGTGTCACGGATTGTTGATTTTGAGTTTATTGTCACTGATACGGAAATCGAAGCGTTGATCCTGGAAAGCAATCTGATCAAGGAATACAAGCCTCGCTACAATGTGATGCTCAAGGACGATAAACAGTATCCCCACTTGAAGCTAACGTTAAATGAGCGATTTCCCCGTGTGATTAAAACCCGGCGTGTGCTCAACGACAAGGCGCTATACCACGGGCCCTATTTGCCGGCGTCGCTGGCGCAGCAGACATTAAAGCTCATCAATCAATTATTTCAACTTCGAACCTGCGAGATTGAAATTGATGGCAGACGCGAACGGCCCTGTCTGGAATACCACATCAAGCGCTGTCTTGGTCCATGTGTCAAAGATCTCTGCTCGAAAACCCAGTATAATGAAGCAGTTAAGGACGTGAAGCTGTTTTTCGAAGGCAAGAAACAGGATCTGATTGTCAGTCTGCGCGAACGAATGGAGAAAGCCGCGGAAGATCTTCGGTTTGAACAAGCCGCGCGCTATCGAGACCAGATCAAGTTGATTGAACGGCTTGGGGAAGAGCAGAAAATGATGCTCAAAACAGCGGCGGACATTGATATTTTTGGGTACTTTCGCGAGGGTGCCCGGGCCGCACTCCAGTTGTTTACCATGCGCGACGGAAAAATCATCGGGCGACGCGAATTTTTCTGGGAAGATTTGCCGCTCGAAGGCTTTGACCCGCGTGACTTTATTGGTGACGCGCTCAAACAGTACTACAGCCTGGGCAACTATGTCCCAAGTGAAGCCCACGTTCCAGTTGACTTCGAAGACCGCCCGTTGCTTGAGGAATTCCTCACCCAGCGGCGTGGCACGCGGGTGAAAATTCTCGATCCGCAGCGTGGTCCGAAACGCGATTTGATTGATCTGGTGGAACGCAACGCCAGGATTTCATTTGACCAGCGGTTTCGGGTGCTCAAACCCGATATGCAGAAAGTGCTCGAAGACTTTGCCGACACGCTCGAATTGCCTTGTTTTCCTGGCCGAATCGAGTGCTTTGACATCTCGCACATTCAAGGCGCTGAAACCGTGGCCTCAATGGTGGTATGCGACAACGGCGTGATGAACAAGGCCGAATACCGCAAGTTTATGATTAAGACGGTGGAGGGCATTGATGACTTTAAATCAATGAAAGAAGTCGTCGGGCGCCGGTACAAGCGGCTCTTGCGGGAAGAAAAACCACTTCCGGATGTCGTGCTGATTGACGGAGGGAAGGGTCAGTTGTCAGCCGCCGCTGCGGCGATGCGTCAGCTTGGGCTCGAAGCCGTGCCGATGGTGGCAATTGCCAAGCGCGAGGAACTGCTCTTCGTCAAAGGCCGCGAACGCGACCCGGTGCGGATTGATCACCATTCGCCGCTGATTCACCTGGTCCAGATGGTTCGTGACGAAGCCCACCGCTTTGCCGTGACCTATCACCGCAAACGCCGTGAAATGCGGGATTTCGATTCGGAACTGCTGGCGATTCCTGGCGTCGGCCCCAAGCTCAAAACCCGGCTGCTGCGCAATCTTGGCAGTCTGGAGAATGTCCGGCGGGCATCCGAAGTTGAATTGACGCCGTTTGTCGGTCCGATCAAAGCCAAACAGATTGTCGAATATTTTGCCACCCGGCGAGCTGAAGAGGCTGAAGTCGCTGTGTCACCAACCGATGATGTGTTTGATGAGGAATTTTGGTTGGAGTGA
- a CDS encoding S-adenosylmethionine-binding protein, giving the protein MIQPTAAQDLLQRVSGTYQTILADPPWRFDNRTGKMAPEHKRLLRYPTLEFEEIYELPVSQLAAATSHLYLWVPNALLAEGLETMKRWGFTYKTNLVWYKIRKDGGPDGRGVGFYFRNVTELVLFGVRGSMRTLKPGRRQVNLVATQKREHSRKPDELYPLIEACSLGPYLELFARNPRPGWTQWGNEVVENPEASADDFKVVSIHNHRRKNVIQGDLFAQVAER; this is encoded by the coding sequence ATGATCCAGCCAACTGCGGCACAAGACTTGCTCCAACGAGTCTCTGGAACCTATCAGACCATTCTTGCAGATCCCCCCTGGCGATTTGATAATCGAACCGGAAAAATGGCACCTGAGCACAAACGCTTATTGCGGTACCCAACCCTCGAATTTGAAGAAATTTATGAGCTTCCGGTGTCTCAACTTGCTGCAGCAACAAGCCATCTTTACCTCTGGGTTCCAAATGCTTTGCTCGCTGAAGGACTGGAAACCATGAAGCGTTGGGGGTTTACCTATAAAACCAACCTGGTGTGGTACAAGATCCGCAAAGATGGTGGCCCGGATGGTCGAGGCGTTGGTTTCTACTTTCGCAATGTCACCGAACTGGTGTTGTTTGGTGTTCGTGGAAGTATGCGAACGCTGAAACCCGGACGCCGCCAGGTGAACCTTGTCGCAACCCAAAAACGCGAACATTCACGCAAACCAGATGAACTTTATCCTCTGATTGAAGCTTGCAGCTTGGGTCCCTACCTTGAGCTTTTTGCCCGTAATCCACGACCAGGGTGGACACAGTGGGGTAATGAAGTTGTGGAAAATCCTGAAGCCTCGGCAGATGATTTCAAAGTGGTCTCAATTCATAATCATCGGCGGAAGAATGTGATTCAGGGTGATTTATTTGCTCAAGTTGCTGAACGGTAA
- a CDS encoding DUF2200 domain-containing protein, with amino-acid sequence MSENRVFRMKFAKVYPLYVQKAERKSRTKEEVDQVICWLTGYDQAGLQRQIEQETDLETFFAQAPGIHPKSELIKGAVCGVRVEEIEDPLMQKIRFLDKLIDELAKGKTMEKILRQ; translated from the coding sequence ATGTCTGAGAATCGCGTTTTCAGGATGAAATTTGCAAAGGTTTATCCGCTGTATGTTCAAAAGGCGGAACGCAAGAGTCGGACAAAAGAAGAAGTTGATCAAGTCATTTGCTGGTTGACGGGTTATGACCAGGCAGGATTACAACGGCAAATCGAACAGGAAACTGATCTTGAAACCTTTTTTGCTCAGGCACCGGGTATTCATCCAAAAAGCGAGCTGATCAAGGGTGCGGTGTGCGGTGTGCGTGTGGAAGAAATCGAAGATCCGCTGATGCAAAAAATTCGCTTTTTAGACAAGCTGATTGATGAACTGGCAAAAGGAAAAACGATGGAGAAGATTCTGCGGCAATGA
- a CDS encoding type II toxin-antitoxin system HicB family antitoxin — protein sequence MNLPKRVGYIGYIAELPGANTQGETLEECRDNLADAVEMILEANRETAEQKLAHHFNVTRERLVLRVA from the coding sequence ATGAACCTGCCGAAGAGGGTGGGGTATATCGGATATATTGCTGAACTCCCTGGCGCGAACACCCAGGGCGAAACACTTGAAGAATGCCGGGATAACCTGGCTGATGCGGTCGAAATGATTCTGGAAGCCAACCGCGAAACTGCCGAACAGAAACTTGCTCACCACTTCAATGTGACTCGCGAGCGGCTTGTTTTACGGGTGGCCTGA
- a CDS encoding HEAT repeat domain-containing protein yields MVNLPPIDVVILTVLPEEFYAVCNKVSELGKVISPQDNPNLYSWSIGRVEEYTVAVGITVRSGTNKAVAATLDAIQRWEPHYVFFVGVAGGFPNLEKGQVVIANVIHGYEYGKINEEYDPRSDQTYRTNQGLLSGTATHIFSDWERLIQIKPPQKCINEVFIENIASGDKVVDNPSNEFFDAVLKKFPKVKAVEMEGAGAALAIEESQALGKGVGFMMIRGISDQPRQPSAHNHAEGQENSERGTIERDKWKLYAADTAAAFTISYISSGLPVLSRSQTVDNQTVPIIVPIKLKVPIAPPKEEVFTEDPAKPLLTVGSEMPHQNYLPEEKVTEVLSIQPDERPEEQAAFATESGVTEVPSIQPDERLYCELLLKTCDIINLANLPEPDRHLAQKELELRRLYVPLRVWVEPKINRERGIEPGSEQSSPEQHFEKAEHLRLSIGECLTKHRRLVVLGDPGAGKTTFVHWMATAYLLRLKNDPDWQTFPNAQTLPDESWLPIIVRCGDLNPSAVVDSLEDILQFTLRKAELSTQKSQVLVELLRTRLKEGQALLILDGLDEITDTRLLSRVCGQLKQISEAYPQSPIIVTSRIVGYREMRHVLGGDFQRVTLADLLPEEKDDFARRWFTLTERPEHREIAITGFIDDIHSSNRIERLTGNPMLLTTMALVKRKVGKLPSSRVDLYREAVQVLLNWRSEVGLSLNPHEAIPQLEFVAYAMCDRGVQQLRRDEILSLLRQMRREFPNLDDIHNALPNDFLKRVEARTGLLVEIGTEFHEGLKESVYKFRHLTFQEYLAARALVYGRFPGRNSALSLAENVAPLAGRIFETALTEAAQEAKVLDTVVVEAWQESLRLCVSIYSDNPVDQVDQVLLAILTPLEGEPVGTIRARAMLAASCLADEPNVSEELAVRVIKEFVAQVKRGDGTGRLRTGIDLAAIELTKTRWKATLFTELIVRFKACEISIRPNLGGLCGVAKLSEISDFGDPVAWLFNQVRRLDSPNENEVIEAALGIMEYAFENEPVAIAELEVKLLAKLSENHPVAYAAAWALQWSLIKGFWEPTSAQLNQILDYISNAEADPGTVRFLAWILGKSEVFAAVEPLLFWINYPYSELKKGVIGALAYLKDPQAVEPLILLLNDESTEVRQAAISALGEIGDKLATEPLLDCLENSDKETRLVVLAALGKLKDPRAIDKLLAGLQEIDIDVNRVIVEALGQIADPRATEPLFDLLVSSDGDRNDVAHSIVQIGEPAVDYLLARLNDAPSSIRPIVANLLGRIESERAIEPLLACLDDDDLEVRHRVIEALGLIGKKQVIEPIRKRLKDEQASIRTAAARALFACLDGPEQIMVVCTHPRLWHEFFLLEVIQIDEGKAKKASETLQMPLSEFQTQFEALAGRFDIKVEWANGQA; encoded by the coding sequence ATGGTTAACCTCCCACCCATTGATGTGGTTATTCTGACAGTGTTACCTGAAGAATTTTATGCTGTTTGCAATAAAGTATCTGAATTGGGGAAAGTCATATCACCCCAAGATAATCCGAACTTATATTCGTGGAGCATTGGTAGAGTTGAAGAATACACAGTTGCTGTAGGTATAACGGTTCGGTCTGGCACAAATAAGGCTGTTGCAGCAACACTTGATGCTATCCAGCGTTGGGAACCACATTATGTTTTCTTTGTTGGGGTTGCAGGTGGCTTCCCAAATTTAGAAAAAGGGCAGGTTGTGATTGCAAATGTTATACATGGTTATGAATACGGCAAAATTAACGAAGAGTATGATCCACGCTCTGATCAGACATATAGAACAAATCAAGGATTGTTAAGCGGTACCGCAACTCATATATTTTCAGACTGGGAGCGATTGATACAAATTAAACCACCTCAAAAATGCATCAATGAGGTTTTTATAGAAAATATCGCATCAGGGGACAAAGTTGTTGATAACCCCTCAAACGAATTCTTTGATGCAGTACTCAAGAAATTCCCAAAGGTCAAAGCCGTCGAAATGGAAGGCGCAGGTGCTGCACTTGCTATTGAAGAGAGTCAGGCATTAGGAAAAGGCGTGGGGTTTATGATGATTCGGGGGATCTCCGACCAACCTCGCCAACCGTCTGCCCACAATCATGCTGAAGGTCAGGAAAACTCAGAGCGTGGAACAATTGAGAGAGATAAGTGGAAACTATACGCCGCTGATACTGCCGCTGCATTTACAATCAGTTATATATCTAGCGGTCTTCCTGTGCTTTCACGATCTCAAACCGTAGACAATCAAACAGTACCAATCATTGTTCCAATAAAACTCAAAGTTCCTATTGCCCCTCCCAAAGAAGAAGTTTTCACTGAAGATCCTGCTAAGCCTTTGCTCACAGTAGGTTCTGAAATGCCACATCAGAATTATCTACCTGAAGAAAAGGTTACCGAAGTTCTATCAATCCAGCCAGATGAACGCCCAGAAGAACAGGCGGCGTTTGCCACTGAATCCGGGGTTACCGAAGTTCCATCAATCCAGCCAGATGAACGCCTGTACTGCGAGCTTCTTTTGAAGACCTGTGACATCATCAACCTGGCCAATCTGCCAGAGCCGGATCGCCACCTGGCACAGAAAGAGTTGGAGCTTCGTCGGTTATATGTCCCATTGCGTGTGTGGGTTGAACCAAAAATCAATAGGGAGCGAGGTATCGAACCAGGTTCGGAACAGAGTTCACCAGAACAGCACTTTGAAAAGGCTGAACACTTGCGCCTGTCAATCGGTGAATGCCTCACCAAACATAGGCGATTGGTTGTGCTTGGCGACCCAGGTGCTGGAAAAACCACGTTTGTCCACTGGATGGCGACAGCCTACTTGCTCCGGTTAAAGAACGATCCAGATTGGCAGACATTCCCCAATGCCCAGACACTGCCTGATGAATCCTGGCTTCCAATTATTGTGAGGTGTGGTGATTTGAATCCATCCGCTGTCGTTGACTCTCTGGAAGATATCTTGCAGTTTACCCTTCGAAAAGCTGAATTGAGTACCCAGAAATCTCAAGTGCTTGTTGAGCTTTTGCGCACACGCCTCAAAGAGGGGCAAGCTCTCTTGATACTGGATGGGTTGGACGAAATTACTGATACCAGGTTGCTCAGCCGCGTTTGTGGGCAATTAAAGCAAATTAGTGAGGCTTACCCTCAGTCACCAATCATCGTAACTTCACGCATTGTGGGATACCGCGAAATGAGGCACGTGTTAGGGGGGGATTTTCAACGCGTTACCCTGGCAGACCTTTTACCTGAAGAAAAAGACGATTTTGCGAGACGCTGGTTTACATTAACCGAACGACCAGAACACAGAGAAATCGCAATCACAGGCTTCATTGATGACATTCATAGCTCCAACCGGATTGAGCGCCTTACTGGAAACCCAATGCTGCTGACAACCATGGCTCTGGTAAAACGCAAAGTGGGGAAACTCCCCAGTAGCCGGGTAGATTTATATCGTGAAGCGGTTCAAGTTTTGCTCAACTGGCGCAGTGAAGTAGGTCTATCTCTCAACCCGCATGAGGCAATTCCACAACTGGAATTTGTGGCCTATGCAATGTGTGACCGTGGTGTCCAGCAACTGCGAAGAGATGAAATCCTGAGTTTACTTAGACAAATGCGCCGGGAGTTTCCAAATCTCGACGACATTCACAATGCTTTGCCAAATGATTTTTTAAAACGCGTTGAAGCCCGCACCGGGCTTTTGGTTGAAATCGGTACCGAATTTCACGAAGGGCTAAAGGAGTCAGTTTATAAATTCCGCCACCTGACTTTTCAGGAATATTTGGCCGCACGGGCACTGGTATATGGTCGATTTCCAGGACGAAACTCTGCTTTGTCACTGGCTGAAAATGTAGCCCCGCTCGCTGGTCGGATATTTGAAACCGCTCTTACTGAGGCAGCTCAAGAGGCAAAGGTGTTGGATACGGTTGTTGTTGAAGCCTGGCAAGAGTCTTTGCGACTGTGTGTCTCAATATACTCTGACAACCCAGTAGACCAGGTAGATCAAGTTCTACTTGCAATTTTAACTCCGCTCGAAGGAGAGCCAGTTGGTACGATTCGCGCCCGTGCGATGTTAGCTGCATCGTGTTTGGCTGATGAGCCAAATGTAAGTGAGGAACTAGCGGTTCGGGTAATAAAAGAGTTTGTTGCTCAGGTTAAAAGAGGGGATGGAACCGGACGACTAAGAACAGGTATTGATTTAGCCGCAATAGAGTTAACCAAAACACGATGGAAGGCCACGTTATTTACAGAACTCATTGTAAGATTCAAAGCATGTGAAATTTCCATACGCCCAAATTTAGGCGGGTTATGTGGAGTGGCCAAGTTATCTGAAATAAGTGATTTTGGTGATCCAGTTGCCTGGCTATTTAACCAGGTACGCCGCCTTGATTCACCAAATGAAAATGAGGTTATCGAAGCGGCCCTTGGCATTATGGAATATGCCTTTGAGAATGAACCTGTAGCTATTGCTGAGTTAGAAGTAAAACTTCTAGCAAAGCTATCAGAAAATCACCCGGTAGCTTATGCAGCCGCCTGGGCATTACAGTGGTCGCTCATCAAGGGATTTTGGGAACCGACTTCTGCGCAACTCAATCAAATTCTCGACTATATAAGTAATGCAGAAGCCGATCCTGGAACAGTACGGTTTCTCGCCTGGATTTTGGGTAAATCTGAGGTTTTTGCTGCTGTTGAACCACTCCTTTTCTGGATTAATTATCCATATAGTGAACTCAAAAAAGGGGTGATTGGCGCGCTTGCATATCTCAAAGATCCCCAAGCAGTTGAACCACTTATATTACTCTTAAATGATGAAAGTACCGAAGTTCGCCAGGCGGCGATCTCCGCACTTGGTGAAATAGGTGATAAACTGGCAACTGAGCCTTTGCTGGATTGTTTGGAAAATAGTGATAAAGAGACGCGCCTTGTAGTTTTGGCTGCACTGGGAAAGCTGAAAGATCCCCGAGCTATAGATAAACTTTTGGCAGGATTGCAAGAAATAGATATTGATGTAAATCGTGTTATTGTTGAGGCACTTGGTCAAATTGCAGATCCTCGCGCTACAGAACCCCTGTTTGATTTACTGGTAAGTTCCGATGGAGACAGAAATGATGTCGCACATTCTATTGTTCAAATTGGCGAACCGGCAGTTGACTACCTTTTAGCTCGGTTGAACGATGCCCCGTCAAGCATCCGTCCAATAGTGGCAAACCTTCTTGGGAGAATTGAAAGTGAGCGTGCTATTGAGCCACTCCTTGCTTGCTTGGATGATGATGATTTAGAAGTACGACATAGGGTAATTGAGGCATTAGGACTCATAGGAAAGAAACAGGTTATCGAACCAATCCGAAAGCGGCTGAAAGACGAGCAAGCAAGTATTCGAACCGCTGCTGCACGCGCCTTGTTTGCTTGTCTGGATGGTCCTGAGCAAATAATGGTAGTCTGTACCCACCCTCGTCTCTGGCATGAATTCTTTTTGCTGGAAGTTATACAAATTGATGAGGGAAAAGCCAAAAAAGCCTCAGAAACTTTGCAAATGCCTCTCTCTGAATTTCAAACTCAATTTGAAGCTTTAGCCGGAAGATTTGACATCAAAGTAGAATGGGCGAATGGCCAAGCATAA
- a CDS encoding CHAT domain-containing protein, producing MTKLNQFAFILCGLLCLLVSFPIIQIQADADPIPAPRLQTEEPTLTLSQPVEREMKGGETHRYAVNVPAGYCLNVKVDQNKLNVMLRVVGSDDKEMTMADYTQEFTGPDFLTFVADVAGIYHLELKPFDNQAEPGRYTVQILELRPATQDDRDRMQAQQRFQQALRTHFKHTKEAKEAALQELELIRGVFHRVKDPLGEANALDWMAKIIEEFGRTKEAKELNLQALALKRTVDFRLNEATTLNNLAIIHNRLGEFQEALTVNEEALKISMEFDDNESQGIILSNIGRVYNNLGDAQKALDYFRRAIPIKQIHGTKSSLAETISNIGTTYIDLGEAKLAQEYYFQALALCRETGKPFPEGILLNNIALTCNRLGEPQRALDYYTQALAYNRKTGNRNAEALVLLNTGMVYLDLGEPRKSIDLFKQAQHIWQATGDRQSEATALNNLGLGYSRISETTLGIQYYQQSLELRKSLGDRSGQAVTLNNLGTVMVNDTEYTKALEYFQQSLTIAQESGDKESIALALQNIGGASLRINKPQESLPLLTESVRLWQNTGNRSGLARALSSLAETEQAVGQLQDAKTHFEQALEQVEFIRARAGSQDLRTSFFARIQNYYRLYINLLLQLHRENPLDGYDRQAFQISEQARARSLLDLLAEARMNIRQGAEPQLLEHEQALKKRITNKLERLSRLLTGKHTQAQKNEAEKEIGTLTDEYRQVQAEIRQKSPQYASLTQARTITVEELQTQVLDPDTILLEYVLGAEQSHLFAVSQGNFAVYPLPGRDELTKAARQVYELLTKRSTALKELAQERSRTDISPEDYQARVAAADRAYPQAAAELSRMLLGPVQKEIRGQRLVIVADGALQIVPFAALPVPNPKPESKSTPYLIERHEIVVVPSASTLVALRRIRRSQGATINSVAVLADPVFTARDERAKGQNLSVAQLPDTITRHLDQFSSPPTTDESGNKVLQLRIPRLPGTRVEAEAIRKITGDTSLIRLDFQANREAALNPELSKYRYIHLATHGYLNASRPELSAVLLSLVNEQGETVDGFLRLEDLYNLNWPAEVVTLSACQTGLGADIKGEGIVGLTRGLMYAGARRVVVSSWNVSDQATAQLMTKFYQGMLRDGNRPAAALRAAQIQMLGDKRWRAPYFWAAFQLQGEWR from the coding sequence ATGACGAAGCTCAACCAGTTCGCTTTCATCTTGTGCGGGTTGCTGTGTCTCCTGGTCAGCTTCCCCATCATACAGATACAGGCCGATGCCGATCCAATACCAGCGCCACGTCTACAAACCGAAGAACCAACACTCACGCTGTCACAACCGGTTGAACGCGAAATGAAAGGCGGTGAGACCCATCGCTATGCCGTGAACGTGCCTGCCGGGTATTGTCTCAATGTCAAAGTTGACCAAAACAAACTCAATGTCATGCTGCGCGTGGTCGGATCTGACGACAAAGAGATGACCATGGCTGATTACACACAGGAGTTCACCGGGCCGGATTTTTTGACCTTCGTCGCGGATGTGGCCGGCATCTATCATCTGGAATTGAAACCATTTGACAATCAGGCCGAACCTGGACGCTATACGGTTCAAATTCTGGAACTTCGCCCGGCAACCCAGGATGACCGTGACCGAATGCAGGCCCAGCAGAGATTCCAGCAAGCACTCCGAACTCATTTCAAACACACCAAAGAAGCGAAAGAAGCCGCCCTCCAGGAACTTGAATTGATCCGTGGGGTTTTTCACCGGGTCAAGGATCCACTGGGTGAAGCCAATGCCCTGGACTGGATGGCAAAAATTATTGAGGAGTTTGGTCGCACCAAAGAAGCGAAAGAGTTGAATTTGCAAGCACTGGCGCTGAAAAGAACGGTTGATTTCCGGCTCAATGAAGCCACCACGCTCAATAATCTGGCGATTATTCACAACCGACTCGGAGAGTTTCAGGAAGCCCTGACCGTCAATGAAGAAGCCCTCAAAATCTCGATGGAGTTTGATGATAACGAATCGCAAGGAATTATTCTCTCCAACATAGGCCGGGTCTATAATAATTTGGGTGACGCGCAAAAAGCACTGGACTATTTCCGGCGAGCCATTCCAATCAAACAAATCCATGGCACCAAGTCGAGTCTGGCTGAGACCATTAGTAATATTGGAACAACCTATATTGATTTGGGCGAAGCCAAACTGGCGCAAGAGTATTACTTTCAAGCGCTGGCGCTCTGCCGGGAGACTGGCAAGCCGTTTCCCGAAGGAATTCTCCTTAATAACATCGCGCTCACCTGTAACCGACTTGGTGAACCACAAAGAGCCCTGGACTATTACACTCAGGCCCTGGCCTACAATCGAAAAACCGGCAATCGCAATGCCGAAGCCCTGGTTCTCTTAAATACCGGCATGGTCTACCTGGACTTAGGTGAACCACGCAAAAGCATTGATCTTTTCAAACAAGCCCAACACATCTGGCAGGCCACCGGAGACCGCCAGTCAGAAGCAACGGCTCTCAATAATTTGGGTCTGGGGTACTCCCGAATTTCGGAAACGACGCTTGGGATACAGTACTATCAGCAATCCTTGGAACTCAGAAAAAGCCTTGGTGACCGGTCTGGACAGGCAGTGACCCTCAATAATCTGGGCACGGTCATGGTGAACGACACGGAGTACACCAAAGCGCTGGAGTACTTTCAGCAAAGTCTGACCATCGCTCAGGAAAGTGGCGATAAGGAAAGCATTGCCCTTGCCTTGCAAAACATCGGCGGGGCTTCCCTGCGAATCAACAAGCCTCAGGAGAGCCTGCCGCTCCTCACCGAATCGGTTCGACTCTGGCAAAATACCGGCAACCGGTCAGGGCTTGCCCGGGCGCTCAGTTCCCTGGCGGAAACCGAGCAGGCGGTGGGTCAATTACAGGACGCCAAAACTCACTTTGAACAGGCGCTCGAACAGGTCGAGTTTATTCGCGCCCGTGCCGGAAGCCAGGATTTGCGAACTTCGTTTTTTGCCCGGATTCAGAACTATTACCGGCTCTATATCAACCTGTTGCTGCAATTGCACCGCGAAAACCCGCTGGATGGATATGACCGCCAGGCGTTTCAAATCAGCGAGCAAGCCCGCGCCCGGTCGTTGCTGGATTTGCTGGCTGAAGCCCGGATGAACATTCGACAGGGCGCCGAACCGCAACTCCTCGAACACGAGCAAGCTCTCAAAAAACGGATCACGAATAAACTTGAACGACTCTCGCGTCTGCTCACTGGGAAACATACCCAAGCGCAAAAGAACGAAGCGGAAAAAGAAATCGGAACCCTGACCGATGAATACCGGCAGGTCCAGGCTGAAATTCGTCAGAAAAGCCCGCAGTATGCCTCACTCACCCAGGCCAGAACCATCACGGTCGAAGAACTCCAAACCCAGGTGCTCGACCCCGACACCATCCTGCTCGAATATGTTTTAGGCGCCGAACAAAGCCACCTGTTTGCGGTTTCCCAGGGCAATTTTGCCGTGTATCCACTGCCGGGCCGGGACGAACTCACCAAAGCCGCCCGTCAGGTGTACGAACTCTTGACCAAACGCAGCACGGCGCTCAAAGAACTGGCCCAGGAACGCAGCCGCACCGATATTTCGCCCGAGGACTATCAGGCACGAGTAGCTGCCGCTGATCGGGCCTATCCGCAAGCTGCGGCGGAACTGAGTCGGATGCTGCTGGGGCCGGTTCAAAAGGAAATTCGCGGCCAGCGGCTGGTGATCGTGGCGGATGGGGCGCTGCAAATTGTTCCATTTGCAGCCCTTCCCGTTCCCAATCCCAAACCTGAATCAAAATCAACGCCGTACCTGATCGAACGTCACGAAATCGTGGTTGTGCCATCGGCTTCGACGCTGGTGGCGTTACGTCGGATCCGACGCAGCCAGGGAGCGACGATCAATAGCGTAGCCGTGCTGGCCGACCCGGTGTTTACCGCTCGGGACGAACGGGCCAAAGGACAAAACCTATCGGTTGCCCAGCTTCCAGACACCATCACCCGGCATCTGGATCAATTTAGTTCCCCACCAACCACCGATGAATCCGGCAATAAAGTGCTGCAATTGCGGATTCCCCGCCTGCCCGGCACCCGCGTCGAAGCCGAAGCGATTCGGAAAATCACGGGTGACACCAGTTTGATCCGGCTCGATTTCCAGGCCAATCGCGAAGCGGCGCTGAACCCAGAACTGAGCAAATACCGCTATATCCATCTGGCCACACATGGGTATTTGAATGCCAGCCGCCCGGAATTGTCAGCCGTGTTGCTGTCGCTGGTGAATGAACAGGGTGAAACGGTGGATGGGTTTCTTCGGCTCGAAGACCTCTATAACCTCAACTGGCCAGCCGAAGTGGTGACCTTGAGCGCGTGCCAGACGGGCCTTGGCGCCGACATCAAGGGTGAAGGCATCGTGGGGCTGACGCGTGGCCTGATGTATGCCGGAGCGCGCCGCGTGGTGGTGAGTTCGTGGAACGTAAGCGACCAGGCCACGGCGCAACTGATGACGAAGTTTTACCAGGGAATGCTCCGTGATGGGAATCGTCCGGCAGCGGCCTTACGCGCCGCCCAAATCCAGATGCTCGGCGACAAACGCTGGCGGGCGCCATACTTCTGGGCCGCGTTTCAACTGCAAGGCGAATGGCGTTGA